A stretch of Phragmites australis chromosome 12, lpPhrAust1.1, whole genome shotgun sequence DNA encodes these proteins:
- the LOC133886825 gene encoding disease resistance protein RGA5-like isoform X6 codes for MRPPSNDLSRQLFFGNFQVMKEVVKLIYNDLPPHLKTCLLYLSIYPEGYKIRKDDLVKQWVAEGFLGAVDGKDIEEVAGGYFGELVTRGMIQPADTNDNDEVVSCTVHHMVLDFITYKSMEENFVTIVDYFAAVTGLPDKVRRLSMKFGSAKSAQIQGSFRMSQVRSLIFFGFLKCVPSIVGYKLLRVLILHIWTDQDTTSFDLGEICELFQLRYLKIECNMTVKLPTNILGLKYLETLEINARVTAVPSDIVDLQCLLHLRLPSEADLPNRIGCMTSLRSLGYFNLSTSSGENVLDLGKLTKLRDLYITCCTDPANRLVTNMELLASILGECSSLKSLVLDGGASSSMCISCDDGLGSMSTPPASLERLTLSRICMFSSLPRWIGKLDKLCILKIAIGEMSRDGINVLKELNALAALSLYVQTAPSERIVFHKEGFKSLKHFKFICSALCLAFEKGAVPNVRRFKLGFNAQTIEQYSPADAGFENLTGLEVFTAKIGCAGATESGRKVVQSALEDAFRNCESHPVINALWVDWIFYGDKEMSTVAQTDSSLNNARLKKLDEIVEIEWEKVFRVKDEILKKLDELFVEIQIRGEYEKTRTQEEKYKTREKQDEILEGDSDEQHGTKQKGSGKDTSKKPDSRTSTASEPSSYVQSQGDKEMSTVTQTEQPQTLGKADVITKGSSDEQHRTGEKSSTEDTDIQADSSLYNALIKKLDKLDSRARDKDEIVYIEWDKEALTRMIEELDSRAGELMEKWILQLQDLVYDIEDFIDVYNVAKSWAHADFDMIQHLKGRTEILRREWQQWPSGGIAAASGTSAGSTLPVYAPEHELVGIDEPKRELMQFLELEAYDEQSEKLRVISIVGCRGVGKTALARAVYEDPSVQREFEFFAWVVASECRDGKDLLDKIEQQVSQKLSVLCERFLVVIDELQRASVWYDIQRYFRRNRRGSRIIITTSIESVAAACTSGSGSYIYRMRGLGRSESEQLFLRKVGRSEPEQVFWSKVGRGNILYKKHTSLEEIFMKCGGLPLALISVANYLREKGQNLHQLELGPGAFEGVNRVLMQIYDSLPDSGHRKCLLSLSTIPKGYPIQRKSLIRRWIAEGLAVGDGTLSAEQVAGNRFDEFIDRNIIEPVLVGNNSKVKRCRVSPVILEFIVDKAVSKDMVALIRMNEPLANKKGAHPVRQLSIQRATKGTGRVAAEIGLNHHVRSLTVRDRWSFYLPFDIRSCRLLRVLDMEGCRWIRDSTLSDICRLLVLLKYLSLRGTYVRRIADGIRNLYDLETLDIRETQVEVPMEVMMLPRLAHLFGKFQLPPELENAERRDKLQRFFSEESRLQTLSGFVIGKNSGFELILLHMRLLRKVKIWRTDDISIRTRRLLASSLEKRITGNSALESLSIDFGTENMNFLDDIQLEAPCMLSSIKLRGRLRRGRLMRLPSFIASHRSNLSELQLSYTGLSLEDLSVLQHLRRLLYLKLVEGSDFGNSMGDKLIVESGGFPSLRRLCFQAFELPRVHIVKGGMRSLTSLHLFYYMESQTWKPSDFNWEIENLENLQEVVLRYTVSDEELDAWKSRARSHINRPKVTQQPIEYLW; via the exons ATGAGACCTCCCAGTAATGATCTATCACGACAACTATTCTTTGGTAATTTTCAAGTGATGAAAGAAGTGGTAAAACTTATCTACAATGATCTTCCACCTCATTTGAAGACATGCTTGCTATATCTTAGCATATACCCTGAGGGCTACAAGATCCGGAAGGATGATTTGGTGAAGCAATGGGTAGCTGAAGGCTTTCTCGGTGCAGTGGATGGGAAAGACATCGAGGAAGTTGCGGGGGgttactttggtgagcttgtgaCAAGAGGAATGATCCAGCCTGCGGATACCAATGATAATGATGAGGTGGTGTCATGTACAGTTCATCACATGGTACTTGATTTTATTACATACAAATCCATGGAGGAGAACTTCGTCACTATTGTAGATTATTTTGCAGCAGTTACAGGACTTCCTGATAAGGTTCGTCGACTTTCCATGAAGTTTGGAAGTGCAAAAAGTGCACAGATACAAGGAAGCTTCAGAATGTCCCAAGTTCGATCccttatattttttggattctTGAAATGTGTACCTTCCATTGTGGGGTATAAGCTTCTTCGAGTTCTAATTCTTCATATTTGGACTGATCAGGACACAACGAGTTTTGACCTTGGTGAAATCTGTGAACTATTTCAACTAAGATATCTGAAGATTGAATGCAATATGACCGTCAAACTTCCGACCAACATTCTAGGGTTGAAATACTTAGAGACTCTTGAAATAAATGCAAGAGTAACTGCTGTTCCATCAGACATTGTTGATTTACAGTGTTTGTTGCACCTCCGCCTTCCGAGCGAGGCTGATCTGCCCAATCGGATTGGGTGCATGACATCACTTCGCAGTCTGGGCTACTTTAACCTCAGCACTAGCTCAGGAGAGAATGTGCTGGACCTCGGCAAGCTGACCAAATTGCGTGATCTTTATATAACCTGCTGTACAGATCCTGCTAACCGTCTGGTTACCAACATGGAACTTCTTGCCTCAATTCTGGGGGAATGCAGCAGCCTCAAATCTTTGGTTCTGGATGGTGGAGCTTCCTCAAGCATGTgcatttcttgtgatgatggcTTGGGCAGCATGTCCACTCCTCCAGCCAGTCTTGAGAGGCTTACGTTGTCGCGGATTTGTATGTTTTCCAGCCTCCCCAGGTGGATTGGAAAGCTCGACAAGCTTTGCATTTTGAAGATTGCAATAGGAGAGATGTCAAGGGATGGTATTAATGTTCTCAAAGAACTCAATGCCCTCGCTGCTCTCTCGCTGTATGTCCAGACTGCCCCTTCAGAAAGGATCGTCTTTCACAAGGAGGGATTCAAATCTCTCAAGCACTTCAAGTTCATCTGTTCTGCACTTTGCCTAGCCTTTGAGAAAGGAGCAGTGCCCAATGTCCGAAGGTTCAAGCTCGGATTCAATGCTCAAACAATAGAACAATACAGCCCGGCAGATGCCGGCTTCGAAAACTTGACAGGCCTTGAAGTGTTCACTGCAAAAATTGGGTGTGCTGGTGCTACTGAATCCGGCAGAAAGGTTGTACAGTCTGCACTGGAGGACGCGTTTCGCAATTGTGAAAGCCATCCCGTCATCAATGCACTATGGGTGGATTGGATTTTTTATGGCGACAAAGAAATGAGTACGGTGGCTCAAACGGATAGTAG TCTGAACAATGCCCGTCTAAAGAAGCTGGATGAGATTGTAGAAATCGAGTGGGAGAAAGTGTTTCGTGTAAAGGATGAGATTCTAAAGAAGCTGGACGAGTTATTTGTAGAGATACAAATAAGAG GGGAATATGAGAAAACGAGGACACAGGAGGAAAAATACAAGACTAGAGAAAAACAGGATGAGATCTTGGAGGGAGATTCAGATGAACAGCATGGAACTAAACAAAAGGGCTCAGGAAAAGATACAAGCAAAAAACCTGATAGCAG GACTTCTACAGCATCTGAACCCTCTTCGTATGTGCAAAGTCAAG GCGACAAAGAAATGAGTACGGTGACTCAAACGGAACAACCCCAGACTTTAGGAAAAGCAGATGTGATTACAAAGGGAAGCTCAGATGAACAACATAGAACTGGAGAAAAGAGTTCAACGGAAGACACAGACATACAAGCTGATAGcag TCTGTACAATGCCCTTATAAAGAAGCTGGACAAGTTGGATAGTAGAGCAAGGGACAAGGATGAGATTGTATACATCGAGTGGGACAAGGAAGCGCTGACTAGGATGATAGAGGAGTTGGATAGTAGAGCAGGGGAGCTGATGGAGAAATGGATCCTGCAACTGCAGGACCTAGTCTATGATATTGAGGACTTCATAGATGTCTACAACGTAGCCAAATCATGGGCACATGCTGACTTTGATATGATCCAGCATTTGAAGGGTAGGACAGAGATCCTACGACGAGAATGGCAACAATGGCCGAGCGGAGGCATTGCTGCTGCGTCCGGGACGTCAGCTGGATCCACTCTCCCTGTGTATGCACCTGAACACGAGCTCGTTGGCATCGACGAGCCCAAAAGAGAGCTTATGCAATTTCTGGAGCTGGAAGCATATGATGAGCAATCAGAGAAGCTGAGGGTGATCTCCATCGTGGGATGCCGTGGGGTAGGCAAGACTGCCCTCGCAAGAGCAGTGTATGAGGACCCTAGTGTCCAGCGTGAATTCGAGTTCTTTGCTTGGGTTGTGGCGTCTGAGTGCAGAGATGGGAAGGATCTTCTGGACAAAATTGAACAACAAGTCAGTCAAAAATTAAGCGTGCTATGCGaaag GTTCCTGGTCGTCATCGATGAGCTGCAGCGAGCAAGTGTGTGGTACGATATACAACGGTACTTCAGGAGAAATCGTCGGGGAAGTCGAATAATCATCACCACAAGCATTGAATCAGTCGCCGCGGCCTGCACCTCTGGCAGTGGCAGTTACATTTACAGAATGCGAGGTCTTGGCCGTTCCGAGTCTGAACAATTATTCTTGAGAAAGGTTGGCCGATCCGAGCCTGAACAAGTATTCTGGAGTAAGGTTGGCAGGGGAAACATACTTTACAAGAAACATACTAGTTTAGAAGAAATATTCATGAAATGTGGTGGGCTACCACTGGCACTGATTAGCGTTGCTAATTATTTGCGTGAGAAAGGACAAAATCTGCATCAGCTTGAACTGGGACCGGGCGCCTTTGAGGGAGTGAACAGAGTGCTTATGCAAATCTACGACAGCCTGCCGGACAGTGGTCACAGGAAGTGCTTGCTGTCTCTATCCACAATTCCCAAAGGTTATCCGATCCAGAGGAAGAGCCTCATTAGAAGATGGATAGCTGAAGGACTGGCTGTTGGAGATGGCACGCTCAGTGCGGAACAAGTTGCTGGTAATCGCTTTGATGAGTTCATTGACCGGAACATCATTGAGCCTGTGCTGGTTGGCAACAATTCCAAGGTTAAGAGGTGTCGAGTTTCTCCTGTAATCCTGGAGTTCATTGTCGACAAAGCGGTCTCAAAAGACATGGTCGCTCTGATTCGCATGAATGAGCCTCTCGCAAACAAAAAAGGTGCCCATCCTGTCCGTCAATTATCTATTCAAAGGGCAACTAAAGGGACTGGCAGAGTTGCGGCGGAAATTGGATTGAATCATCATGTCAGGTCGTTGACGGTCCGCGATCGTTGGTCCTTTTATTTACCCTTTGATATCCGGAGCTGCAGGTTGCTACGAGTCTTGGACATGGAAGGTTGCCGGTGGATTAGAGACAGTACTCTCAGTGACATATGCAGGTTACTGGTGCTTCTCAAATATCTGAGCCTCAGGGGTACTTATGTTCGCAGGATCGCCGATGGAATAAGAAATTTATATGACTTAGAGACGCTGGACATTCGGGAGACGCAGGTGGAAGTGCCGATGGAAGTCATGATGCTCCCACGGTTGGCTCATCTGTTTGGCAAGTTTCAGCTTCCTCCAGAACTCGAAAATGCGGAGAGAAGGGATAAGCTGCAGAGATTCTTCTCAGAGGAAAGTAGACTGCAGACCCTGTCAGGATTTGTCATTGGTAAGAATAGTGGTTTTGAGCTCATCCTGCTTCACATGAGGTTACTAAGGAAGGTTAAGATATGGCGCACTGATGATATCAGCATCCGTACACGTCGTCTTCTTGCGTCCTCCCTCGAGAAGCGTATTACGGGAAACAGTGCCCTTGAGTCTCTGTCTATCGATTTCGGGACAGAAAACATGAACTTCCTCGACGACATACAACTCGAAGCTCCCTGCATGCTCAGCTCCATCAAACTGCGAGGGAGGCTAAGGAGAGGGAGGCTAATGAGACTGCCTAGTTTTATTGCATCACATCGTAGCAATCTCTCCGAGTTGCAGCTCTCCTATACTGGTCTGAGCCTCGAAGATTTATCCGTTCTGCAACACTTGCGTCGGCTGCTTTATCTGAAGCTGGTTGAGGGTAGCGATTTTGGCAACTCTATGGGCGACAAATTAATTGTGGAAAGCGGTGGATTCCCAAGCCTTCGGCGGCTTTGCTTTCAGGCCTTCGAGCTCCCCCGAGTGCATATTGTTAAAGGAGGCATGAGGTCTCTCACCTCTCTTCACCTGTTCTACTACATGGAGTCTCAAACCTGGAAACCCTCGGACTTCAATTGGGAAATAGAAAATCTCGAAAATCTCCAGGAGGTGGTGTTGCGTTATACTGTTAGTGACGAAGAATTGGATGCCTGGAAGAGTAGAGCAAGGTCGCACATAAACAGGCCGAAGGTAACCCAGCAACCGATTGAATACCTTTGGTAA